In the genome of Nitrospira japonica, one region contains:
- the radA gene encoding DNA repair protein RadA, with protein sequence MKAKTVFSCQACGHQSPRWLGRCPDCGGWNTMKEERQAPTGKGRPAAMTAAPARATPIADIEVVGENRRLTRIGEFDRVLGGGVIPGAVVLIGGDPGIGKTTLLLQALPRLASSSQPVLYVSGEESPRQIKMRGQRLGVEHPHLLILAETSLEQILKAIQEIGPAAVVVDSIQTVYTEQMTSAPGSISQVQEVAGQLMWFAKRAGVPVFIIGHVTKDGAIAGPRLLEHIVDTVLYFEGDKGHSYRILRAVKNRFGSTNEIGVFEMKDAGLEEVSNPSELFLAERPQRSTGSVVVSSLEGSRPILVELQALVSPTSYPMPKRMTNGVDLNRVSLLLAVMDKRLGVHLSGQDVYVNVVGGMHIDEPAIDLGIVSAVTSSLREIPVEPGLLILGEVGLGGEVRAISQAELRIREAAKMGFKRALLPERNLPKLEGVEGIELIGIADVREALDVVLA encoded by the coding sequence ATGAAAGCCAAAACCGTATTCTCCTGCCAGGCCTGCGGCCACCAATCGCCTCGATGGTTGGGCCGCTGCCCCGATTGCGGCGGCTGGAACACGATGAAAGAAGAGCGGCAGGCTCCGACGGGCAAGGGTCGGCCGGCCGCGATGACCGCCGCTCCGGCCCGCGCGACGCCGATCGCCGACATCGAAGTAGTCGGCGAGAACCGGCGGCTGACCCGGATCGGCGAGTTCGATCGGGTATTGGGCGGCGGGGTGATTCCCGGCGCCGTCGTCCTGATCGGCGGGGATCCCGGTATCGGCAAGACCACGCTGCTGCTGCAAGCGTTGCCGAGGCTGGCGTCCTCCTCCCAGCCGGTGTTGTACGTCTCCGGAGAGGAATCGCCGCGCCAGATCAAGATGCGGGGACAGCGACTGGGCGTGGAGCATCCGCACCTGTTGATCCTGGCCGAGACGTCCCTCGAACAAATCTTGAAAGCCATTCAGGAAATCGGACCGGCCGCGGTGGTCGTCGATTCCATCCAGACGGTGTACACGGAACAGATGACGTCCGCCCCGGGCAGTATCAGCCAGGTGCAGGAGGTCGCCGGCCAACTGATGTGGTTCGCAAAGCGGGCTGGCGTGCCGGTCTTTATCATCGGGCACGTCACGAAAGACGGGGCCATCGCCGGCCCGCGCCTGCTCGAGCACATTGTCGACACGGTGTTGTATTTTGAAGGGGATAAGGGGCACAGCTATCGCATTCTGCGCGCCGTCAAAAACCGCTTCGGGTCCACCAATGAAATCGGCGTCTTCGAAATGAAAGACGCCGGCCTCGAGGAGGTGAGCAACCCCTCGGAATTGTTCCTGGCCGAGCGGCCGCAGCGCAGCACCGGCTCCGTGGTCGTGTCGAGTCTCGAAGGCAGCAGACCCATCCTGGTCGAATTGCAGGCCCTCGTGTCACCGACGAGCTACCCGATGCCCAAACGGATGACCAACGGTGTCGATCTCAACCGGGTCTCCCTGCTGCTGGCGGTGATGGACAAGCGGCTGGGCGTCCATCTGTCGGGCCAGGACGTCTACGTCAACGTCGTCGGCGGCATGCATATCGACGAGCCCGCCATCGATCTGGGAATCGTCAGTGCCGTGACGTCGAGCCTGCGCGAAATACCGGTGGAGCCGGGGCTGCTCATCCTGGGCGAAGTGGGACTCGGCGGAGAAGTCCGGGCGATCAGCCAGGCGGAGTTGCGGATCCGGGAGGCGGCTAAAATGGGATTCAAACGAGCATTGTTGCCGGAGCGGAATTTGCCGAAGTTGGAGGGGGTAGAGGGCATCGAACTCATCGGCATTGCCGATGTACGGGAGGCGTTGGATGTCGTGCTCGCATAA
- a CDS encoding LolA family protein, translated as MSCSHNPPLIMARPRHFSHFPMYRLISALVLAITLLVVIGCATGRAKDAPPLKQATAEELTALLKQREAALQSLKGLFSAKVRGGILPITTRVEGTLYYERPNALRLRGFTPIGGELFEFLQSDDQFTLRLPTMGRVLSGNGSDTGEMGKLARPFQLSVWAMSGVLGTDAVAPFETVTLSEDGDRYRLDVFGPLTNGGNGLRRRLWFDRQRLLVVQAERLTDSGNIDASIRYDDFRPVGTDAVPVSSPDSAQDRMLRPFKISLEDGRGEGSVQIMFHELIPNQPLKPSDLGRG; from the coding sequence ATGTCGTGCTCGCATAATCCGCCATTGATCATGGCACGGCCCCGTCACTTTTCCCACTTTCCCATGTACCGGCTCATCTCGGCGCTCGTATTGGCCATCACGTTACTGGTCGTCATCGGATGCGCGACGGGGAGGGCGAAAGATGCGCCGCCGCTCAAGCAGGCGACGGCGGAGGAGTTGACCGCGCTGCTGAAGCAGCGGGAAGCGGCCCTACAGAGCTTGAAGGGACTGTTCAGCGCCAAAGTGCGCGGCGGGATCTTGCCCATCACGACCCGAGTGGAGGGAACCCTCTACTACGAACGGCCGAACGCGCTTCGTCTGCGCGGCTTCACTCCGATCGGCGGAGAATTGTTCGAGTTTCTCCAATCGGATGATCAATTCACCCTCCGGCTGCCCACGATGGGACGGGTGCTGTCCGGCAACGGTTCCGATACGGGTGAGATGGGGAAATTGGCGCGGCCGTTCCAATTGAGCGTGTGGGCGATGAGCGGTGTATTGGGTACCGACGCCGTGGCCCCGTTTGAAACCGTCACCCTGTCCGAGGACGGCGACCGCTACCGGTTGGATGTCTTCGGTCCGCTGACGAACGGCGGCAACGGCTTGCGGCGGCGGCTGTGGTTCGACCGGCAACGGCTGCTGGTCGTCCAGGCGGAACGGCTCACGGATTCCGGGAACATCGACGCATCGATTCGCTATGACGATTTTCGTCCCGTGGGAACGGATGCCGTACCGGTCTCTTCGCCGGACTCTGCGCAGGACCGGATGCTACGCCCCTTCAAAATCTCCCTCGAGGACGGGCGCGGAGAGGGAAGCGTACAGATCATGTTTCACGAACTGATTCCCAATCAACCGCTCAAGCCGTCCGACCTGGGCCGAGGATGA